tggattttgtttgtttaggggTTTTTCGTTTTATTTGTGAATTTTGTTGAtgactttctaaagaaaaaagaaaatttccctcCAGAGTGCCACAGCCTCCCTTTCAACCCTACTTCTGTCtcctgggctgagcagagagcctCTGAATGAGAAGAGGGTGCTGTCTGCCCCTAACCAGGGATACAGCTAGTGGGGTCTAGACCGAGATGGCCACGGACCAGCAACTGGATCCATCTTATAGCCTCTCGCCCTCCTCCTGATTCTCCCAGGGACAGCATGCATGTCTGGGCTGAGAGCAGGCCAGCATGAGGTTGGTGAGGTCTGTGGGAGAAAGGGTCACTCAAAGGTCCGGTATGAAGCACAGAAGGCACAGACCTGGACAAGCTGCTTGCTGGCACAGATGAGCCAATGAATGCTTTCTGGCTTAGATGTAGGTGGACAGGCTGCTGCAGGTAAGGTTCATCTATGCTCACGGGTCCCTTGCTCCTCAGGTGTGGTACATCCAGGACTTACAAAGACAGCCTGTACATCCCAAGTACTATGGCCAGTTGTGCTCAGGAAACTGCTACCTTGTCCTCTACACATACCAGAAACTGGGCTGTGTCCAGTACCTCCTGTACCTATGGCAGGTATGCCCACCTGCCTTCCAGCCCAAGAGCTagagagtggaggaggaggggggagggagagggggatgagatggagcaagagaaggaggaagggaaggaagatgagaaggagaaagggaaggaggagggggagggggaggaagaagaggaggaggaggaagagaagggggaggaggaggggaagaggaggaagtggaggagataGGAAAACCCTGGgcacaacaaaaacccaaaaaccatcATTGTCCCCTTCCCTGTTGCAGGGCCACCAAAGCACTGTAGAAGACACCAAGGCCCTGAACTGCAGTGCTGAAGAGTTGGACCTCATGCACCAGGGTGCACTGGCGCAGGGGCATGTGACCATGGGCAGTGAGCCTCCCCACTTCCTAGCCATCTTCCAGGGGCGGCTGGTGGTCTTCCAGGTAGAGCCCATGTCAGACCTTTCATCCCTTCGTCACAGGCTGGAGAGGGGCTCActtggtagagggcttgcctcgAAAGCTTGAGTGTGATCTCAGCACCTTCGTAAGATGCTGCGTGTGAGGGTGGGTGCTGTGATCTGAGCTCCATGGATTCTTGGAGCTCGATGGCCAGtctagcctaattggtgagctgcgggccagtgagagaccttttCTCCAAGGAGGTGGACAGCATTCCAGAGGATGACATCTGATGTCCTGTGGTCCATGagcacgcacacgcatgcacacacacacacacacacacacacacacacacacacatacacatgcacacacgtgcagacatgcacacattcataatCAAAATAACTATTTGACACAAGCCACTCAACGGGAGGAAGGGTTCAGTTTAGGTTCTCCTCAGGGCTGCTGTCGTCCCTGGCTGTGTTGAGTCCATGCCTAGATGAGGCTGTATATCATGGTGGCAGAACCGTGCTCTGGGCCCTCTGAGATGGGAGACAAGTCTAATTTGAAGGGGTCTCTTTCACTGTCCTGCACATAGAGGACGGCAACAGTCCACACTCAAAGGGCCAGGGGACAGTGCTAGTTTGTTCACCACCAGAACAGGGAGGGGACCCCAGGAGCCTTTGACTCAACCTGAGGCTTTGCCTTCTTCTAGGGGAATGCAGGCAACAAAGGGGAAAGACCACCAGTATCCGACACCAGGCTTTTCCACGTGCAAGGGACCGAGAGCCACAACACCAGAACTATGGAGGTGCCGGCCCGTGCCTCCTCCCTCACTTCTGGTGACGTCTTCTTTCTGATCACAAGTCATGTTTGCTATCTCTGGTTTGGGAAGGTACCAGTGACTTCCCCCTGGGAAGGTGGTGCTAGGCCAGAGATGGGTTCCCCTCCGCACAGTTGCAGACTTAGTCCACAGAGATGGTCCAGTGGAGACGATGCTGTGGGTGGTGTGGAGTGGCCCAAGACCCTGATAGATCTGGGGAAGTTACATAGTCACAAGGGGACTGGGGTTCCTCAGGGTAGGATAGCCTGGCTCTGGCTGCCTCCCTTCCTGCTTGGGGACTTACCCAAGCATCTCTGGGAAAAGGAGACCTCGTCTAGTTTGcttgattgttttgttgttgttgttgttgttgttgatgttggtttgttttcttatgtttagCATAAACCACAGATGACTCCAAGCCTAGATTCTCTCAACCATGTTCTGAACCCAGATAGGGCTATAGGGTTACAGTTGGGGGACTGAAAGGGAGGTCCCCAGAGGTGCCTCCCTCTGCTCAGGTGCAGCTCCCCAGAGGACCCAGTGGATAGGACTGGAGGTGAAGGTCTGTAGAGCTTGACCCAGCTTCTGCTTGCCAGGGCTGTCATGGGGACCAACGTGAGATGGCGCGGACGGTGGTCAGTGTCTTCCCAGGGAATAACAAGGAGACAGTGCTGGAGGGTCAGGAGCCTCTCTACTTCTGGGAAGCCCTCGGAGGCCGGGCCCCCTATCCCAGTAACAAGAGGTAACAGAATCAGGGGAGAATATGTTTATTCTGAGGAAGAATTGAGGCTGGAAGGTGAGCCCTCCTCTGGCCAGGTTTCCTAAGGACGTTCCCAGTGGAAGGTCACACAGAGATCTGGACTAAATCTGCGGGACTCTTAGTCCTCCTCCTGCAGGGGCCATTCGAGTCAAGCCTACCTTGCTGTTTCCAGCCCTGGGGTAACGTTAAGGGGGGCAGTGTCAGGGCTAACAGGGAGAAatggtgccctctgctggcagAATCCACTCCCTGCATTGCCACTAAAGGTGATCCCTAACCAGTCAAGGCATGCATAGGAGGTAAGAACAGAGTAAAAattcaaggaaggaaggagccctGGGCCCTGCCGCCCACCCAAGTCTCATTAGCTCCCAGCCTCGGTCCCCTCCTTCCACCCTGGACCTGAGGCCACTTCCTGACTTAACTAAGTTTAGGGGACTCCCATTCTAGGGAAGGCAGGGCCTCCGTTCAATGATCCACACTAGGCCAGGAGTCCCCTTCCCCAGTGCCAACCCTGATGACTTCATTCAGCAGCTGACAGGTTTTCGGTCACCATTGAAGGAAAGGGACCCTGCCCTGGAGCAGGTACTCCTAAAGGAAGTTGAGGTaggtggagggcagaggaaggcCCAGGGCTCCTGTCCCAAAGAGCTGCTTTCCCTGAGGTAGGGAGAGCACCCATGCCAAGGGCCAGTGTGGTCCAGACTGTGCCCCCTCACAGCCCCTCCTCCGGACAGGCTTCCCGAGGAGGTGTGGAGCATCCAGCCCCGACTGTTCGAGTGCTCCAGTCACGCAGGCTGCCTGGTCCTCACGGAAGTGCTGTTCTTTGGCCAAGAGGACTTGGACAAGTATGACATCATGTTACTAGACACCTGTCAGGAGGTAAAGTGGCCACTCCTGTTTGGCTGGGCTGGGAACTCAGGGTGTGCATCAGTGTGGTTGGGCGTGAAGGAGAGTCTAGCCTGTGACTGATTGTTGCCGTGGACTCAGAGTCCGGGTGTAATAGAGTCAGGTTGTATGTGGTTGTGACCGTGCGTGTTGTGTGTAATGCTGTGTGCCCCATGATGCTGTGTGTGACTGAGGCTCTGCCTAGCTACACGGCACCGCAGGATGTGGAGGGTCTGACTGGGTAGCACAGGGGACTCTTTGAACCTGCACATTTGGGTAGCTACGGCTGTGGGTAACCAGACCATGCAAGCAGTTGTGCAGTCCAGTATAGTCCAGTACGAACAAGAACTGGCCACACCAGTTGTAactgtgtgtgcacgtgtctgTGTGAGAGGAAAAGGGGGAACATGGGGTTGGTTGTTGGTGTGACAGAGCAACTGCATTTGTGAGTCTGTAGAATTCTGTGAGCCCATGAGATGGTATACACGACCAGCCAGAAATTGTTACGTGACAGGTAACAAGATGTGACGTGTCTATGTGCACACATTAGATGACAGTAACTGGCTGTGGTCAGCTATCTGGCTCTATGGCAACGGGCAAAGTGTCTCTGCAGCTGCGATACCGTGCGCATGTCATTGTGTGTGGtagcgtgtgcgtgtgtatgtgagtgtgtgcgtggtcgtgtgtgactgtgtatgctACTGTCTCTGTTGGGATAAGGTTGAGCCCTGAGGACATCTCAGAGGAAACCCAAGCCCAGactccaccccctctcccccactgCACAGCCCACCACATTGCCCAGTCAGCCCCTCTCTGACCAATCATCTCCCCTGACTCCACCCCCTTAGcccagaatggcctcaaactaactatgtaaccctgaacttctgatctgagtccatctcccaagtgctgggaatacagacCTAGCCCACCCCCTCCTGTTTACGTGGTACTTGGGGTCTAGGGCTTTGCTAAGCAAGCACTTGAACTGAATAGTAGCCCCCACCCCTTTTTGAGGCAGAGAATCACACTGtgcaggctaacctcaaactctctCTGTAGCCAAGGATTGCCTTGaactgactctcctgcctccactttgcCCGTGCCATCTgtcattaaagacatgtgccacaatACCTGGCTTAGGGACTGAAGCCTGTGTTCTTTCTACCGTTGAGTCTTTAGTACCAAGCCCACCCTAGTGATTCATACCTATTTATAGATTAGatacatgcaggcatgcatgcatgcctgtgaccTCAAGTGTTCATGGGTGTACGGACACCGTAACGTGTTGGGTTCTTGGCCATGCATATGCATGCGGGCTTCTGAAGCCATCTGAGTTGGGAGGAGGTGGCTGTCACAAGCAGTCCCTCCACCTGTCCAAGCCCAGGCCTCCTCTGTGGCCCAGATCTTCCTGTGGCTTGGGGAAGCTGCAGGTGAATGGAAGAAAGAAGCAGTGGCCTGGGGCCTTGAGTACCTGAGGACTCACCCAGCAGAGAGGAGCCTGGCCACACCCATCTTTGTGGTCAAGCAAGGCCATGAGCCAGCCACCTTTACCGGGTGGTTTGTCACCTGGGACCCTTACAAGTGGATGGTGAGACGTGATGCCCCACCTCTGCTTAAtctggtgtgtatgtgggggtgggggtggcagtgaCACTGGAAGAGGCCTCTCCTTGGGCAAGGACCTCCTGTGAGTCAgggggaggggaacctgatcttgGGCTTTAGGCTCCTTCCTGGGTTTCAGGGGAGCTCCTTCCTTTACCCCAGTCCTGATAATAGTCCAACTCTTGACCCCAGAACAGCCAGTCCTACGAGGAGATGGTGGGGAACAGCCTGGGACCGGGATCTGCAATCTCTGAGATGACAGCAGTAAGTGTTGGACAGTTTCCCTGGCAGCCCCACAGGGGGTTTGCGTTCAGACCGAAGGGAACAAGATACAGGTGTGAGGCGTAGGAGCGAGGGCCCAGACTCCCAGATCGAGGAGTTCAGACAATGCCAAGAGGCCTGTGGGTTCAATGTGGTCTGGGTGGGTGcctgtcctctctctcctggACCCTGAGGCTTCTCTCTGGACAGGAAGTCCATAACTTCCAGCTAACTCCACGGCTGAGTGATAACAAGGCAGGTCACCCGGCACTGCAGGCCTTCAAGGGTTCCCAGGACAGTCCAGAGAATGAGCTGGGGCTGGACCTCAGGGTGGATGGCGCAAACCCCAGCATGAACCACACCAGCAGCTGCAGTGACTCAATGGTCAATGGGAGCCTGCCCCGGGAAAGGCTGATGCACCAGGCACTGGAGGACCTGCCACCGGGTGTGGACCCAGCCCGTAAGGAGGTGGGTACTAGACCTAACTGCACTGGGGAATCCCACAGGATCCTGTCCCATAATGCACTCTGAGCAGACCGGAGAAGTTTTGAATGAATGACACCTCCGGGATGGGACAGGAATCTGGGCTCCAGGAACTCCCATCCTTCCCCGCCCACTCCCACCCTCCTATCCCCATCCCTCCCCGCCCACTCTTACCCTtccacccccatccctgcccGCCCACTCCCACCCTCTCACCCctatccctcccacccccatttctCCCTGCCCACtgtaccctcccacccccatccctctccACCCACTCTTACCCTCCCACCCCTAGTTCTATCTCTCAGACTCTGATTTCCAAGACATCTTCGGGAAATCCAAGGAGGAGTTCTACAGCATGGCCAAGTGGAAGCAGCAGCAAGCGAAAAAGAAGCTGGGCTTCTTCTGATGTGGGGAACCCTGTGCCACATACCCTGAAATTCCTCCTGGGGTAACTCCCACTTCCTAATAAAAGCCAGTGGCTGGCATCGGGTGTGGcacgtgtgcctgtgtgccttcGAGCCCCACCATCTGGTAGAGTCCCCTCCTCAGTGGCAGGGCCCTGTGGCACTCTGGGACACCGTCTTCCGTGGAAAGGATTCCTTCTGACTGCTTGCTTCCGGTCAGAAGAGGTATGCATGTAGATCTTGAGGGACTCCCTGGTGTCTTTGTAAAGAGACTAGAAGGATTTATcttgtgattattatttttttttatataaaaactcACAACCTAAAGTCAACTAGGGGTAGGGAGAGAGATGCAGTGTTGTTCCTAACGGAATTTTAGACCACTCCGGGGACTGGACTGCTCCTGGACCCCCAGAGAAGTAGAAGCTCAGGCGATGTGTTAGAGCTGAAGGCAGTTCAGTGGCCTCAAGCTCCGCGCCAGAGGTGCAACATTGCCAGACAGGTGTGGACACAGCTCCGCCCACTCAGGGCGGACTGCGTCAGTCCCCCAGGCTTAGTCCTGGATGGAGATCTTCACAAAGAGAGTGGCTGATGGATGCAGGTCTCCATTCTTAGACAAGAGGTGGACATGGCGGTACCCTAGTGGGAAAGGACAGTTCTGGTCACTTGGGAGAGGATGAGTGAGCTGTGGGTTAAGAGAAGCCAGGCCCCGCCCACTGCCCCTGGCAGGCTCCGCCCACTGCTCCTTGAAGACTCCTCCCCTCCAACACTCACCCTGCTTGAGGCTGTTCCAGGGGATAGTACTCTGGCCGATAAAGTCGTTCTTAGAGGAGGAGTCATAATCCTCTACCATGAAACGTACAAGGGCAAGGTCAGGCACTGCTACCACAAACTCAAACTCCGTGTCCCACCGTGGGTTGAAACCTAGAAAGGCAAAAACCGTATGAGCAGCAAAGTCAACAGCACCAGCGCACCTAACCCAGGCCCAATGCATACTATACCATTATTGGTAATAACTGCTGTCTGACGGCTGGCCACATCCTGGCCCACACCGTGGATCTCCACTATCACCTTGGGGTCCACGATAGAATTCTTATTCTTATTGACCTTCGGCAGCTGCTGTCCAGAGATGATCTGAGGAAAGGCGGAGACAATGAGCGTTCAAGGACATCAATGAGCAGGAAGGGACTTCCACAGGCTGCCATGCCCCCTGTATCAGGCCATACCCAGACTCGGAGCTTCTTCGGGGCCCACCAGGGCCCCTGAGTCAGGGCCCGTGAGTTGAAGGTGGTGTCAGGGTCTCTCAGGAAGGCCGGTTTCAGCACATACCCACAACCTCCATTGTCCTGGAAGCAGCCAAGGTAAACATCCATTTCTGGCCCAGGGGTTTGGAAGTTCAGAGCCACTACAGGTGGAACAGAGCAGTCATCAACTGTGGGTTGGCCCCAGAGTCCTAGAGCCTAGCCTCCTACTCAGAGTGCACTAGCATCTGGGTTCCCATGTGAGTTAGAGCAGGATCCAATGGTCCAGTGTCTCCTGCCTTCCAGCATCCTAGCTGACCCACCACACTGACcacattctttgtgtgtgtgtgtgtggtgttgtgtaTAATATAGGTGTGTCACgagagtgtgtgcacatgcatatttgCATATACTTGCGGAGGCCAAAGGCCTGGCATCTTTTTTGCGACAGGGCTCCTATTGAATCCtctgggctggctggctggccagtgagtggAGCTCAGCTTCTCTCTGCCTCAGTAGTGCTGATTACAGATTGCCTGTCATCAACCCTGTGCTTTCATGTGGGCCGGGGTCCCAAGCAGGACCTCCTGCTTCTATGGCAGACATTTTgctgactgagtcatctccccaatCTCTTTctggggggtttgagacagggtctcatgtagcccaggctggccttgaactcactaagtagctaaggataaccctgaactcctgacccacccactcccccccctcccccggaaAGTGCTGGAGTGACAGGTGTGACCTCATTCCCCAAAAGGAAACTCAAAGGGCTGGAGTTCACACCAGACACAGACTTGCTGGCTGGGTAATTTGGCCCGCATCCAAACCTTCTCAGGCCCCCCCAGACCTCGCATCCTGTGACCTTCACAGCTGTGGACATCAAGGCCAAGTGCTTTCTCTAACCTCCCTCCAACCCCAGCTGGTTCGTACCAATCTGGCAGCCTCCATTCCACATCTCCACGGGACTGTAGTTGGAGGAATCTGTCCTCCACCCAGCTGGGTAGATCCTGCTCAGATGGCCCACGTTATGGCGGACAAAACTATTTCCTGAGAACAGATGGAGTCAAGTCATCAGAGAAGGCCAGGGTGGGCTAAGGACATACCCACCCCACCAGCTCTGTCTGGACACAACGCTGGGAATGCCAACTTGGGACCCTGCAGGGCCGTACGTAGGGCAGGCCCAGCCTCAACCAGTCCAGATGGCCAGGATCGTGTGTCTGCAGGGACAGGGGCTCACCTGATTCTTGCAGCAGCCGCAGGGCACGGCTCTCGGAGAAGGAAGCCATCTCATAGAATGCCTGCCCAGAGGTGCTAGGACTGGAGAAGCCACCAAAGTGGACACTCTTGCAGTAAATGACCATGTCGGAGAGCTCCGGCACCAGCTTTAGCTTATCCTCCTGGGGGCCGCGGGGAGGCCCAGGTTAGAGCCATAGGTAGGGTAGGACAAGGTGGGCACTGAGCACCAGAAACCCAGACGAGGgagcgagagagaaagagagagagagagagagagagacacggagagagggggcagaggaTCTGAATGGCAGCCACAGAAAAACCAAGGCAAGGCAAGTCCCGTGGGTAACGGGGTGGGAGGGGCCCGGGGtcgccccacccccacagctTCCCCTAGAACCTTGGGCTTGTGTTGCACTTGGCTGCGCACGGCCTCATCTTCCATTTCAGCAGCCTCATCTTCGTCAGACACATCGGTGGCTTCAGGCCCGTTTTCCCCTCCAGCAGGTAGCAGCCCGCCCAGTTTCTTCCCTTTCAACAGAATCTTTTCCTTCAGTTGCTGGGGATGTACGGACAGACTGGTCAAGACCCACATAGGCCTACAAGCCAGGTTCACTTCCTCACCTTAAGGGTACCACTCCCTACCTCAGGCGAAGGCAGGCTCGTGGTAACCCCATCCAGCGGCTGGTCCAACAGCATGGGCCCCAGGATGGCCCTCAGGTGATGAGCCATGACTCGTTGTTGCTCCAGGCTGCAGTGGTTCTCCAGGGACAGGATAACTGGGTAGGGGGATGCCTAGAAGCCCCAAGATGAGTTAAAAGGGACGGTCCACCCCTTGTGTCCTCTCCTCACTCCCACGGGCATGGCCAACCTTGAAGGCGTAGTCCCGGATGGCCCTGAGCACGTCGCAGAAAAGTATCTTAGAGGTAAAAGTGTAGCCATGGTAGATGATGGGTTCCTGGTTGGGGCCGTCCCAGCAGTCCAGCTCCAGACACCGGCAGCCTTTGCACAGAGCCCTGCAGAGAAAAGGTGACAACTAGGCTAAGACCCTCCAGGTTCCATCCCGGGTCCCACCGCGACCTGCCCCTAACAGTTCCCTGGGCCGCACCGGATGTAGGCCTCCGTGCTGCTGGGCCCTGTGAGCTGGTCCTCCAGTAGGTAGGTGTTGTGGGAAGAAGACACTAAGTAGTGGCTGAGCGGCTGGTTCATGTCCTGGTAGACACGGCGGTGCGCCAGGCTGAAGGCGTTACCGTCAGCAGACAGCAGGTACATGAGGAAGCCATCCTTGGTCATCTGCCGCTGGGCTTTGGCTAGGATGGGAGAAGCCACCATTTTGAGTCAGAGCAAGTTGCCCACCACTGTGGAAAGAGAAGTTTTTTCTCCACTCTGCCTGCCCGCCCAGTCCTCTGCAGCTCTGAGGAGCAGAAGTCCTGATCTCCCGGTGAGACTCTGGTTACAGTGTGCTGAGGCcctgtctcttttccttcctcctagtCTAAAATCCCCAAAGGTGGGGTGTCACCTCCTCTGTGTCCCTAGAGTGCGTGGTCCTGAGGACTGATCGCGGGGTCTtacacaagcactctaccactgagccatgtccccaagTCATCCTTTCTCTGtactttgagactgggtctcactaaaCTAAGCAGGCTGGAAGTGTTGAGCAGgcctcttcttctctctgtcaTGTGTCAAAGCTGGATCGACGCTGTGTCTAACGAAGAAGGAAGTAGAAATAACCTTGGCTTTGTCAGCACTTCTTTCTATGTCTCGGGGCAGGAATGCTCAATGCCCATTGAGGAAGGGACAGGAGGAAGATGAGGCCCAGACAGGGTAGATACTGATCTCTTTCTCCTATCTGCCTGCTTACACAGGATAGCCACACACTGGTCAGCAACCCTGGGGCTGGCTCCCTGAAGCacgactgtctgtctgtctgtctgctgttccATCAGTCTCCCAGCCATTGGCTCTGTGACTGTTGGGCCCTCACCAGTCTCACTGGGCTCGTAGCGCTCAATGAGAGAGAGGGCCAAGGCTGGCCCCGCCTCCTCCTCCCGCTGCTGATGCTGCAGGAACGTCACTAGCTTCTCCACCGACAGGGTCTCCGCAGAACCTGCGGCCTCTGCAAAGGCACGGTCGATCTCTGCCCGCTGGGTCAGCATCCTGTAGAAGGTCTCAATCTCCTCATCCTCCAGCGAGTCTGTCTGGGAGTGGTCACATTCCTGCAAACCCAGCACAGCCCATGGGCAGGGCTCAGAGCTGGCCTCGGGCCAGGCCCACGGCCCTATAGCCACACCGAGCCAAGCTCACCCTGAAGATCTTCCTGGCGTAGCTGTCATCCACCTGTACGTTGAGCTCCTTCAGGAAGTCCTTCACCTCCTTGAAGTTCATCTTGTTATCCTTGTTTTTATCAGCCTTTCGCAAGCAGGAGTGAATCCAGCTGGGCGAGCAGTCAGGAAAACACACAGCAGCCCGATGCCCACCAAGATCCCAGCCACGGGAAGTCGCGGTTGCCCGTGGTCACGTGACCACAAAGCAGGGGCCGAGGACCGGGAGGCCTTCCTTACTATGGATGGGtctttcccctcctttcccttgCTTTTcttgct
This portion of the Mus musculus strain C57BL/6J chromosome 9, GRCm38.p6 C57BL/6J genome encodes:
- the Vill gene encoding villin-like protein isoform X7: MQVWYIQDLQRQPVHPKYYGQLCSGNCYLVLYTYQKLGCVQYLLYLWQGHQSTVEDTKALNCSAEELDLMHQGALAQGHVTMGSEPPHFLAIFQGRLVVFQGNAGNKGERPPVSDTRLFHVQGTESHNTRTMEVPARASSLTSGDVFFLITSHVCYLWFGKGCHGDQREMARTVVSVFPGNNKETVLEGQEPLYFWEALGGRAPYPSNKRLPEEVWSIQPRLFECSSHAGCLVLTEVLFFGQEDLDKYDIMLLDTCQEASSVAQIFLWLGEAAGEWKKEAVAWGLEYLRTHPAERSLATPIFVVKQGHEPATFTGWFVTWDPYKWMNSQSYEEMVGNSLGPGSAISEMTAEVHNFQLTPRLSDNKAGHPALQAFKGSQDSPENELGLDLRVDGANPSMNHTSSCSDSMVNGSLPRERLMHQALEDLPPGVDPARKEFYLSDSDFQDIFGKSKEEFYSMAKWKQQQAKKKLGFF
- the Vill gene encoding villin-like protein isoform 1 (isoform 1 is encoded by transcript variant 1), whose protein sequence is MDINQDLPAIDSHRALQIWITENLKMLPLPERAHGNFFEECCYVVLHVPQSPKATQGGFSDLHYWIGKDASAEAREAAVSFVQCLQEDLGDQTVLHRESQGHESDCFHSYFHPGVIYRKGGRDSALKFAETNMYNVQRLLHIRGRKHVSATEVALSWNSFNKGDIFLLDLGKVMIQWNGPKASISEKARALTLTCNLRDRERGGRAQIAVVDAENEATNLLRIMEAVLGCRSGSLCPSVPSNSVSQLQKANVRLYHVCEKGTDLVVQELATRPLTQDLLQEDGCYLLDQGGFKIYMWQGRKSSPQEKKAALSRAVGFIQAKGYPNYTNVEVVNDGAESTAFQQLFWSWSKELDRKKHPEKSKLVQGNLEVGKLHTQPELAAQLRMVDDGSGKVEVWYIQDLQRQPVHPKYYGQLCSGNCYLVLYTYQKLGCVQYLLYLWQGHQSTVEDTKALNCSAEELDLMHQGALAQGHVTMGSEPPHFLAIFQGRLVVFQGNAGNKGERPPVSDTRLFHVQGTESHNTRTMEVPARASSLTSGDVFFLITSHVCYLWFGKGCHGDQREMARTVVSVFPGNNKETVLEGQEPLYFWEALGGRAPYPSNKRLPEEVWSIQPRLFECSSHAGCLVLTEVLFFGQEDLDKYDIMLLDTCQEIFLWLGEAAGEWKKEAVAWGLEYLRTHPAERSLATPIFVVKQGHEPATFTGWFVTWDPYKWMNSQSYEEMVGNSLGPGSAISEMTAEVHNFQLTPRLSDNKAGHPALQAFKGSQDSPENELGLDLRVDGANPSMNHTSSCSDSMVNGSLPRERLMHQALEDLPPGVDPARKEFYLSDSDFQDIFGKSKEEFYSMAKWKQQQAKKKLGFF
- the Vill gene encoding villin-like protein isoform X1 — encoded protein: MDINQDLPAIDSHRALQIWITENLKMLPLPERAHGNFFEECCYVVLHVPQSPKATQGGFSDLHYWIGKDASAEAREAAVSFVQCLQEDLGDQTVLHRESQGHESDCFHSYFHPGVIYRKGGRDSALKFAETNMYNVQRLLHIRGRKHVSATEVALSWNSFNKGDIFLLDLGKVMIQWNGPKASISEKARALTLTCNLRDRERGGRAQIAVVDAENEATNLLRIMEAVLGCRSGSLCPSVPSNSVSQLQKANVRLYHVCEKGTDLVVQELATRPLTQDLLQEDGCYLLDQGGFKIYMWQGRKSSPQEKKAALSRAVGFIQAKGYPNYTNVEVVNDGAESTAFQQLFWSWSKELDRKKHPEKSKLVQGNLEVGKLHTQPELAAQLRMVDDGSGKVEVWYIQDLQRQPVHPKYYGQLCSGNCYLVLYTYQKLGCVQYLLYLWQGHQSTVEDTKALNCSAEELDLMHQGALAQGHVTMGSEPPHFLAIFQGRLVVFQGNAGNKGERPPVSDTRLFHVQGTESHNTRTMEVPARASSLTSGDVFFLITSHVCYLWFGKGCHGDQREMARTVVSVFPGNNKETVLEGQEPLYFWEALGGRAPYPSNKRLPEEVWSIQPRLFECSSHAGCLVLTEVLFFGQEDLDKYDIMLLDTCQEASSVAQIFLWLGEAAGEWKKEAVAWGLEYLRTHPAERSLATPIFVVKQGHEPATFTGWFVTWDPYKWMNSQSYEEMVGNSLGPGSAISEMTAEVHNFQLTPRLSDNKAGHPALQAFKGSQDSPENELGLDLRVDGANPSMNHTSSCSDSMVNGSLPRERLMHQALEDLPPGVDPARKEFYLSDSDFQDIFGKSKEEFYSMAKWKQQQAKKKLGFF
- the Vill gene encoding villin-like protein isoform X6, whose protein sequence is MSGLRAGQHEVWYIQDLQRQPVHPKYYGQLCSGNCYLVLYTYQKLGCVQYLLYLWQGHQSTVEDTKALNCSAEELDLMHQGALAQGHVTMGSEPPHFLAIFQGRLVVFQGNAGNKGERPPVSDTRLFHVQGTESHNTRTMEVPARASSLTSGDVFFLITSHVCYLWFGKGCHGDQREMARTVVSVFPGNNKETVLEGQEPLYFWEALGGRAPYPSNKRLPEEVWSIQPRLFECSSHAGCLVLTEVLFFGQEDLDKYDIMLLDTCQEASSVAQIFLWLGEAAGEWKKEAVAWGLEYLRTHPAERSLATPIFVVKQGHEPATFTGWFVTWDPYKWMNSQSYEEMVGNSLGPGSAISEMTAEVHNFQLTPRLSDNKAGHPALQAFKGSQDSPENELGLDLRVDGANPSMNHTSSCSDSMVNGSLPRERLMHQALEDLPPGVDPARKEFYLSDSDFQDIFGKSKEEFYSMAKWKQQQAKKKLGFF
- the Vill gene encoding villin-like protein isoform X8, coding for MQVWYIQDLQRQPVHPKYYGQLCSGNCYLVLYTYQKLGCVQYLLYLWQGHQSTVEDTKALNCSAEELDLMHQGALAQGHVTMGSEPPHFLAIFQGRLVVFQGNAGNKGERPPVSDTRLFHVQGTESHNTRTMEVPARASSLTSGDVFFLITSHVCYLWFGKGCHGDQREMARTVVSVFPGNNKETVLEGQEPLYFWEALGGRAPYPSNKRLPEEVWSIQPRLFECSSHAGCLVLTEVLFFGQEDLDKYDIMLLDTCQEIFLWLGEAAGEWKKEAVAWGLEYLRTHPAERSLATPIFVVKQGHEPATFTGWFVTWDPYKWMNSQSYEEMVGNSLGPGSAISEMTAEVHNFQLTPRLSDNKAGHPALQAFKGSQDSPENELGLDLRVDGANPSMNHTSSCSDSMVNGSLPRERLMHQALEDLPPGVDPARKEFYLSDSDFQDIFGKSKEEFYSMAKWKQQQAKKKLGFF
- the Vill gene encoding villin-like protein isoform X5, producing the protein MVDDGSGKVEVWYIQDLQRQPVHPKYYGQLCSGNCYLVLYTYQKLGCVQYLLYLWQGHQSTVEDTKALNCSAEELDLMHQGALAQGHVTMGSEPPHFLAIFQGRLVVFQGNAGNKGERPPVSDTRLFHVQGTESHNTRTMEVPARASSLTSGDVFFLITSHVCYLWFGKGCHGDQREMARTVVSVFPGNNKETVLEGQEPLYFWEALGGRAPYPSNKRLPEEVWSIQPRLFECSSHAGCLVLTEVLFFGQEDLDKYDIMLLDTCQEASSVAQIFLWLGEAAGEWKKEAVAWGLEYLRTHPAERSLATPIFVVKQGHEPATFTGWFVTWDPYKWMNSQSYEEMVGNSLGPGSAISEMTAEVHNFQLTPRLSDNKAGHPALQAFKGSQDSPENELGLDLRVDGANPSMNHTSSCSDSMVNGSLPRERLMHQALEDLPPGVDPARKEFYLSDSDFQDIFGKSKEEFYSMAKWKQQQAKKKLGFF